One window of the Labilibaculum sp. genome contains the following:
- a CDS encoding SoxR reducing system RseC family protein: MQDPKKIDHEGTILEIENGKIRVGIVNVSACAGCHAKGACTMSDMKDKSIDVTDYSNKFEVGERVILSYRESLGWLAMFLAYILPFVLVIIALIIATAITSNELISGISALAILLPYYIILSFFKGHFKKTFSFTIEKIVNI; encoded by the coding sequence ATGCAAGATCCCAAAAAAATTGATCACGAAGGGACTATTCTTGAAATAGAGAATGGTAAGATTAGGGTTGGCATTGTAAATGTATCAGCCTGTGCGGGTTGTCATGCAAAAGGTGCTTGCACCATGTCTGACATGAAAGACAAATCAATTGATGTTACTGATTACAGTAACAAATTTGAAGTTGGAGAAAGAGTGATCCTAAGCTATAGGGAATCCTTAGGATGGTTAGCCATGTTCCTTGCTTACATATTGCCATTTGTATTGGTGATTATTGCTCTTATTATTGCAACAGCAATTACCAGTAATGAATTAATAAGTGGGATATCGGCATTAGCCATATTACTTCCCTACTATATAATACTGTCCTTTTTTAAAGGTCATTTTAAGAAAACTTTTTCATTTACAATCGAGAAAATCGTAAACATTTAA
- a CDS encoding Fe-S cluster domain-containing protein: MSIIVITILALCAIGVTAAIILFFVAQKFKVYEDPRIDEVEEALPAANCGGCGYPGCRGFAEALVKADDISKMNCPVGGVSVMSQVGSILGHEISTSEPTVAVVRCNGTCENRPKTNQYDGAPSCTIAASLYSGETGCQFGCLGLGECVDACNFDAMYMDKETGLPVIIEDKCVSCGACVKACPNHIIELRKKGPKSRRIFVSCVNKDKGAIAKKACDVACIGCGKCVKECPFDAITLENNLAYIDYNKCKLCRKCVVVCPTNAIHELNFPPRKEKPADKPTATSVKPVEETKAEVKVEENPKTEPTVNDETTENK; encoded by the coding sequence ATGAGCATTATAGTTATCACTATTCTGGCTTTGTGTGCTATTGGAGTAACAGCAGCAATTATACTGTTTTTTGTAGCGCAAAAATTCAAAGTGTATGAAGATCCTCGCATCGACGAGGTAGAAGAAGCATTACCAGCCGCAAATTGTGGTGGTTGTGGTTATCCCGGATGTAGAGGTTTTGCCGAAGCATTGGTAAAAGCCGATGACATTTCAAAAATGAACTGCCCTGTAGGCGGAGTTTCTGTTATGTCGCAAGTTGGATCCATTCTTGGTCATGAAATTAGTACCTCCGAACCTACTGTAGCAGTAGTCCGTTGTAACGGAACTTGCGAAAACCGCCCAAAAACCAATCAGTATGATGGCGCACCATCCTGTACAATTGCAGCCTCTCTTTACAGCGGTGAAACTGGTTGCCAGTTTGGTTGTTTAGGATTGGGCGAGTGTGTTGACGCATGTAATTTCGATGCAATGTATATGGACAAGGAAACTGGTCTTCCTGTAATTATTGAAGACAAATGTGTTTCTTGTGGTGCATGTGTAAAAGCTTGTCCTAACCACATTATCGAGCTTCGTAAAAAAGGACCAAAAAGTCGAAGAATATTTGTGTCTTGTGTAAATAAAGACAAAGGTGCCATTGCTAAAAAAGCTTGTGATGTTGCCTGTATTGGTTGCGGTAAGTGTGTTAAGGAGTGTCCTTTCGATGCAATTACTTTGGAAAACAACCTTGCATACATCGATTACAATAAATGCAAACTTTGCAGAAAATGTGTAGTTGTTTGTCCAACGAATGCAATTCACGAGTTGAATTTTCCGCCTCGAAAAGAAAAACCTGCCGATAAACCAACTGCAACAAGTGTAAAACCTGTTGAGGAAACAAAGGCTGAGGTAAAGGTGGAAGAGAATCCAAAGACAGAGCCAACAGTAAATGACGAAACAACTGAGAACAAATAA
- a CDS encoding HIT family protein, which produces MPTPVSECLYCQDNELLHSLMIKICDLEVSQLFLFKEQSYLGRCNVVYKDHGLEFHELSDEQRTAFMNDVAKTAKAMDAAFQPAKINYGAYADTLSHLHMHIVPKYKDGYGFGGVFEMNPQKTTLSEAEYLAVIEKIKMGL; this is translated from the coding sequence ATGCCAACTCCTGTTTCAGAATGTTTGTATTGTCAAGACAATGAATTACTGCACAGTTTAATGATTAAAATTTGTGATTTGGAAGTGTCGCAATTATTTCTGTTTAAAGAACAATCGTATTTGGGGCGTTGTAATGTTGTGTACAAGGATCATGGTTTAGAATTTCATGAATTAAGTGATGAACAGCGCACTGCGTTTATGAATGATGTGGCTAAAACTGCCAAAGCAATGGATGCGGCGTTTCAACCTGCGAAAATTAATTACGGTGCCTATGCCGATACTTTATCGCATTTGCACATGCATATTGTTCCAAAATACAAAGATGGATATGGATTTGGTGGTGTTTTTGAAATGAATCCTCAAAAAACTACCCTTTCCGAAGCTGAATATTTGGCGGTGATAGAGAAAATTAAAATGGGATTGTAG
- a CDS encoding electron transport complex protein RnfA, with translation MEYIIIIISAIFVNNVVLAQFLGICPFLGVSKKVSTAVGMTGAVTFVMILATIVTYLIQKFVLDAFGIGFMQTITFILIIAALVQLVEIILKKVSPALYQALGVFLPLITTNCAILGVAIMTIQKDYNLLEAVVFSGSTAIGFGLALVIFAGLREHLDLVDLPKGIKGTPAALIVAGLLAMAFMGFSGIV, from the coding sequence ATGGAATATATTATAATTATTATATCCGCCATATTCGTAAACAACGTTGTGTTGGCGCAGTTCCTTGGAATTTGTCCTTTCCTGGGAGTATCGAAAAAAGTATCTACTGCAGTGGGTATGACCGGAGCCGTAACTTTCGTTATGATTTTGGCTACAATTGTAACTTATCTGATTCAAAAATTTGTTTTAGATGCTTTTGGTATTGGTTTTATGCAAACCATCACCTTTATCCTGATCATTGCAGCTCTGGTACAGTTGGTTGAGATCATTCTCAAAAAAGTGAGTCCGGCTTTGTATCAGGCATTGGGAGTATTTCTTCCATTGATTACAACCAATTGTGCAATTCTGGGAGTTGCTATCATGACCATTCAAAAGGATTACAATCTGCTTGAAGCAGTTGTTTTCTCAGGATCTACAGCTATTGGTTTCGGTCTTGCTTTAGTGATCTTTGCAGGTCTTCGCGAGCATCTCGACCTTGTTGATTTACCAAAAGGAATAAAAGGCACTCCGGCAGCATTAATTGTAGCCGGATTACTAGCGATGGCTTTTATGGGATTCTCAGGTATTGTGTAA
- the rsxC gene encoding electron transport complex subunit RsxC, with product MLKTFSLGGIHPAENKLSASSAIQVLPIPETVSIPISQHIGAPATPIVKKNDEVKVGQLIAKSSGFVSANIHSSVSGTVFKVDEIMDSSGFRKTSIIIKVNGDEWMDTIDRSEDLVKEISASKEEIIKKIAEAGIVGLGGATFPAHVKLSVPPGKTAEVLIINAVECEPYLTSDHRVMLEKGEEVLVGTQILMKALGVDRAIVGIENNKPDAIAHLTKLAGNYQGIEICPLKTQYPQGGEKQLISATIKREIPSGALPIEVGAVVQNVGTALAVYEAVQKNKPLFERVATITGKSLKNPSNWKFRIGTPVKDLIDAAGGLPEDTGKIVGGGPMMGKALTTVDVPLTKGSSGLLLLPREEAARKESKPCIRCGKCVSVCPMGLEPFLLMVLADKKEYDRLESDAVMDCIECGSCSFTCPANRPLLDYIRLGKGKVGQIMRSRK from the coding sequence GTGTTAAAAACATTCTCATTAGGAGGTATTCATCCTGCCGAAAACAAATTGTCGGCAAGTAGTGCAATCCAGGTATTGCCAATACCCGAAACAGTAAGTATTCCAATTTCTCAACATATTGGCGCTCCAGCGACTCCTATCGTTAAAAAAAACGACGAAGTGAAAGTAGGGCAATTGATTGCGAAATCATCAGGATTTGTATCCGCTAATATTCACTCTTCGGTTTCAGGAACCGTTTTTAAAGTGGATGAGATAATGGATTCAAGTGGTTTCCGTAAAACATCTATTATCATTAAAGTTAATGGTGACGAATGGATGGATACAATTGACCGAAGCGAAGATTTGGTAAAAGAAATCAGCGCAAGCAAAGAAGAAATTATAAAAAAAATAGCCGAAGCTGGAATTGTTGGTTTGGGTGGAGCAACCTTCCCTGCTCATGTAAAATTATCGGTCCCTCCGGGAAAAACTGCCGAAGTTTTAATCATCAATGCTGTAGAATGCGAACCTTATCTGACTTCGGACCATAGGGTTATGCTCGAAAAAGGCGAGGAAGTATTGGTTGGAACTCAAATTTTAATGAAAGCTTTAGGTGTTGACAGAGCCATTGTTGGAATTGAAAACAATAAACCTGATGCTATAGCTCATTTAACCAAGCTTGCCGGAAATTATCAAGGAATAGAAATTTGCCCGCTAAAAACTCAATACCCTCAGGGTGGTGAAAAGCAATTGATTTCAGCAACAATTAAACGTGAAATTCCGTCGGGAGCATTACCTATTGAAGTTGGTGCTGTGGTACAAAACGTTGGAACTGCACTTGCTGTTTACGAAGCGGTTCAGAAAAATAAACCTCTGTTCGAGCGTGTTGCAACCATCACAGGTAAATCATTAAAAAATCCTTCGAACTGGAAATTCAGAATTGGAACTCCTGTAAAAGATTTGATTGATGCTGCAGGTGGTTTACCTGAAGATACAGGTAAGATTGTGGGCGGTGGCCCAATGATGGGAAAAGCTTTAACTACTGTTGATGTTCCATTAACCAAAGGCAGCTCTGGATTATTGCTGTTGCCTCGTGAAGAAGCGGCTCGTAAAGAATCCAAACCATGTATCCGCTGCGGTAAATGTGTTTCTGTTTGTCCGATGGGACTTGAACCATTCTTGCTAATGGTTTTGGCTGACAAAAAAGAATACGACCGTTTGGAAAGTGATGCCGTTATGGATTGTATTGAGTGTGGATCTTGTAGTTTTACATGCCCGGCAAACCGTCCTTTATTGGATTACATCCGATTGGGAAAAGGAAAAGTTGGACAGATTATGCGTTCCCGCAAGTAA
- a CDS encoding RnfABCDGE type electron transport complex subunit G — MAGKKESTFTNMVLVLFIITLVASAALGGLYELTKEPIAAAKLAKKLKAIKQVVPDFDNNPSDEVYKIGMNEKDTLEFYPAKKDGILVGTAVKTFTTNGFSGYVWIMVGLKPDGSIHNYSVLEHKETPGLGTKMADWFKQNDPAKEKASIINKNPGSINFTVSKDGGDIDAITAATISSRAFLDAVQKAYNEYAKNPKEGGSTNE; from the coding sequence ATGGCTGGGAAAAAAGAATCTACATTTACAAATATGGTTTTGGTGTTGTTTATAATAACACTAGTGGCTTCAGCTGCTTTGGGAGGACTCTACGAATTAACCAAAGAACCTATTGCTGCAGCGAAGCTGGCAAAAAAATTAAAAGCAATTAAACAGGTCGTTCCTGATTTTGATAATAATCCTAGTGATGAAGTATATAAAATAGGAATGAACGAAAAGGATACTCTGGAATTTTATCCAGCTAAAAAAGATGGAATACTTGTTGGTACGGCTGTTAAGACATTTACAACAAATGGATTTTCGGGATATGTTTGGATTATGGTTGGATTAAAACCTGACGGAAGTATTCACAATTACTCTGTATTGGAGCATAAGGAAACTCCTGGTTTAGGTACGAAAATGGCCGACTGGTTTAAGCAAAATGATCCAGCTAAAGAAAAAGCAAGCATTATTAATAAAAATCCTGGCTCTATAAATTTCACAGTTAGCAAAGATGGCGGAGATATTGATGCCATAACAGCTGCTACCATAAGCTCCAGAGCCTTTTTAGATGCAGTACAAAAAGCTTATAATGAATATGCTAAAAACCCAAAAGAAGGAGGAAGCACTAATGAGTAA
- the recG gene encoding ATP-dependent DNA helicase RecG, which yields MSELAGLDIKFLAGVGPKRASILNQELSIYSYEDLLYHFPYKYIDRTKFYEISEIHSKLPYIQVKGEITSIEVIGEKRQQRLVAYFTDGKGVMELVWFKGIKYIKASLKPKTEYIIFGKPSEFNRKINVVHPELEESETKNGKLNASLQAFYLTTEKMKSSFINSKAIHKLQENALQSLNGKIPETLPASLTSKLGLINLHEALTQIHFPSNAEILKKATYRLKFEELFYIQLNILKMKMKRRVLYRGHQFTKIGENFNQFFQNNLPFELTDAQKRVIKEIRKDVGSGKQMNRLLQGDVGSGKTMVGLMCMLMGLDNGCQSCLMAPTEILATQHMESITEFLEGLNIKVALLTGSTKQKDRKIIHEQLLSGELQILIGTHALLEDIVQFNNLGLVIIDEQHRFGVAQRARLWKKNNIPPHILVMTATPIPRTLAMTLYGDLEVSVIDELPPGRKPIQTVHYFEKRRKQVYDFMKKQIDLGRQIYLVYPMIKESEKMDFKNLEEGYESVSQYFPPEKYGISMVHGKMKPAEKEAEMQRFAKGETQIMVATTVIEVGVNIPNASVMIIESTERFGLSQLHQLRGRVGRGAEQSYCILMSSYKISNESRKRIETMVRTNDGFEIAEVDLKLRGPGDIEGTQQSGISYNLKIANLGKDGQLLQYARDVAQEILDNDPLLDKEENFILAKQVKRLSKTKINWSVIS from the coding sequence ATGTCAGAATTAGCTGGACTCGACATAAAATTTTTAGCAGGCGTTGGCCCCAAAAGGGCTTCCATCCTTAATCAGGAATTATCAATTTACAGTTACGAAGATTTACTGTATCATTTTCCCTACAAATATATCGACAGAACTAAGTTCTACGAAATCAGTGAAATTCACTCTAAGTTACCATACATACAGGTAAAAGGTGAGATAACCAGTATTGAGGTAATTGGAGAAAAAAGACAACAAAGACTGGTAGCATATTTTACTGATGGAAAAGGTGTAATGGAATTGGTTTGGTTTAAGGGAATTAAATACATTAAAGCAAGCCTTAAACCCAAGACTGAATATATCATTTTTGGTAAACCTTCCGAATTTAACCGGAAAATAAATGTAGTTCATCCTGAATTGGAAGAGAGTGAGACCAAAAATGGGAAATTGAATGCCTCCCTTCAGGCTTTTTATCTAACTACCGAAAAGATGAAAAGCAGTTTTATCAACTCTAAAGCAATTCACAAACTTCAGGAAAATGCCTTACAATCATTAAATGGAAAAATTCCGGAAACACTTCCGGCAAGTTTGACGAGTAAATTAGGATTAATTAATCTTCACGAAGCGCTTACGCAGATTCATTTCCCAAGTAATGCAGAAATACTAAAAAAAGCCACCTACCGATTAAAATTTGAAGAACTGTTTTACATTCAGCTAAACATTCTTAAAATGAAGATGAAGCGCAGGGTGCTTTATCGTGGTCATCAGTTCACTAAAATAGGGGAAAACTTTAACCAATTCTTTCAAAATAATCTTCCTTTCGAACTTACGGATGCTCAAAAAAGAGTTATCAAAGAAATTAGAAAAGACGTTGGTTCGGGAAAACAAATGAATCGTCTTTTGCAGGGCGATGTGGGCAGTGGCAAAACAATGGTTGGACTAATGTGCATGCTAATGGGACTTGACAATGGTTGTCAGTCTTGTTTGATGGCTCCAACGGAAATTTTAGCCACACAACACATGGAATCAATCACTGAATTTCTCGAGGGGCTCAATATTAAAGTGGCTTTGCTTACCGGATCAACAAAACAGAAAGACCGAAAAATTATTCATGAACAATTACTAAGTGGTGAGCTGCAAATTTTGATTGGCACTCACGCTCTTCTTGAAGACATTGTTCAATTCAATAATCTGGGCTTGGTAATTATTGATGAACAACATCGATTTGGTGTTGCGCAACGGGCTCGATTGTGGAAAAAAAATAATATTCCCCCTCATATTTTAGTGATGACTGCTACACCTATTCCCAGAACTCTTGCCATGACTTTATATGGTGATTTGGAAGTTTCGGTTATAGATGAGTTACCGCCGGGAAGAAAACCAATACAAACAGTTCACTACTTCGAGAAAAGAAGAAAACAGGTTTACGATTTCATGAAAAAACAGATTGATTTGGGAAGACAAATTTATTTGGTCTATCCAATGATTAAAGAATCTGAAAAAATGGATTTCAAAAATCTGGAAGAAGGATATGAAAGTGTTTCTCAATATTTCCCTCCCGAAAAATATGGAATAAGTATGGTTCATGGGAAAATGAAACCAGCTGAAAAAGAAGCGGAAATGCAACGGTTTGCAAAAGGAGAAACTCAAATAATGGTAGCGACAACGGTTATCGAAGTTGGAGTAAACATTCCAAATGCCTCTGTAATGATCATAGAAAGTACTGAACGGTTTGGTTTATCCCAACTTCATCAGCTACGTGGCCGGGTTGGTCGTGGAGCCGAACAATCTTACTGCATACTAATGTCTTCCTACAAAATTTCAAACGAATCACGAAAGCGAATTGAAACGATGGTTCGCACAAATGATGGCTTCGAAATTGCCGAAGTAGATTTAAAACTTCGTGGTCCCGGAGATATTGAAGGAACGCAGCAAAGCGGAATTTCTTACAACTTGAAAATTGCCAATCTAGGTAAAGATGGTCAGTTGCTTCAATATGCAAGAGATGTTGCTCAGGAAATACTGGACAATGATCCCCTACTGGACAAAGAAGAAAATTTCATTCTTGCAAAACAGGTTAAACGATTGAGTAAAACCAAAATAAACTGGAGCGTAATCAGTTAA
- a CDS encoding electron transport complex subunit E, translating into MNMLKTQKKEEALMSNMQNFTKGFFKENAVFVLLLGMCPTLGVTSSAINGLGMGLATTFVLIMSNMVISLVSNQIPDKVKIPSFIVIIASFVTMVDLIMAGYVPALHEQLGVFIPLIVVNCVVLGRAEAFASKNKVIPSIIDGAGMGLGFAMALTILGSVRELLGSGKVFGISLFSDTYGMLVFVLAPGAFLALGYLIAIINRLRKA; encoded by the coding sequence ATGAATATGCTAAAAACCCAAAAGAAGGAGGAAGCACTAATGAGTAATATGCAAAATTTCACAAAAGGATTTTTCAAGGAAAATGCAGTATTCGTTCTACTGCTTGGTATGTGTCCAACTTTGGGGGTAACATCTTCCGCTATTAATGGTTTGGGAATGGGGTTGGCAACTACTTTTGTATTAATCATGTCGAACATGGTAATTTCATTGGTAAGTAACCAAATACCTGATAAAGTTAAGATTCCTTCCTTTATCGTAATCATTGCTTCATTTGTAACTATGGTCGATTTGATTATGGCTGGTTACGTTCCTGCTCTTCATGAACAATTGGGTGTGTTTATTCCCCTTATAGTTGTAAACTGTGTTGTTCTTGGCCGTGCTGAAGCTTTTGCATCTAAAAACAAGGTAATTCCTTCGATTATTGATGGTGCCGGAATGGGTTTAGGTTTTGCGATGGCATTAACAATACTAGGATCTGTTAGAGAACTGTTAGGAAGTGGAAAAGTATTCGGAATCTCTCTTTTTAGTGATACTTACGGCATGTTGGTATTCGTTTTAGCTCCAGGAGCATTTTTAGCATTAGGCTATCTGATTGCAATTATTAACCGATTAAGAAAAGCATAA
- a CDS encoding RnfABCDGE type electron transport complex subunit D — MNTKVLVAPSPHVHSGDSIQKNMYGVVFAMLPALVFSFVYFGMGAIIVTLTAVASCYLFEFLISKYLLKKVPTITDGSALITGILLAFNVPSNLPIWIILIGALVAIGIGKMTFGGLGNNVFNPALVGRVFLLISFPVQMTSWPKPLGFDTAYFDAQTGATPLALIKEGLKKGEPLSQLMHDVPSNMDLLMGNMGGSMGEVAGVALLLGLAYMLFKKIITWHIPAAVLGTVAIFSGILHMSNPEAYAGPLFHLLTGGLLLGAIFMATDYVTSPMSNKGMIIYGIGIGLLTVVIRVFGAYPEGVSFAILIMNAFVPLINVYVKPKRFGEKRK, encoded by the coding sequence ATGAACACCAAAGTACTAGTCGCCCCATCTCCACACGTTCATAGTGGAGATTCCATACAAAAGAACATGTATGGAGTGGTATTTGCGATGCTTCCGGCACTTGTTTTTTCATTCGTTTACTTTGGCATGGGTGCAATCATTGTTACCCTAACCGCCGTAGCATCCTGTTATCTTTTCGAATTTCTAATTTCGAAATATCTGCTTAAAAAAGTTCCTACTATAACTGATGGATCCGCATTAATCACAGGTATTCTTTTGGCCTTTAACGTACCATCCAACCTTCCAATCTGGATTATTCTGATTGGAGCCTTGGTTGCAATTGGCATTGGCAAAATGACCTTTGGCGGATTAGGAAACAATGTATTCAACCCGGCTTTAGTTGGTCGTGTATTTCTTTTAATCTCGTTTCCGGTACAAATGACCAGCTGGCCAAAACCTTTAGGTTTTGACACTGCTTATTTTGATGCGCAAACAGGTGCAACACCTTTAGCACTTATTAAAGAAGGATTAAAGAAAGGTGAGCCACTATCGCAGCTAATGCACGATGTACCAAGCAATATGGATTTGCTTATGGGAAATATGGGTGGATCTATGGGAGAAGTAGCTGGGGTTGCTTTACTTCTTGGTTTGGCTTACATGTTATTTAAAAAAATCATCACCTGGCATATTCCAGCAGCTGTACTTGGAACTGTAGCTATATTTTCGGGAATTCTTCACATGTCTAATCCAGAAGCATATGCCGGTCCTTTATTCCATCTTCTTACAGGAGGATTACTACTTGGCGCTATTTTTATGGCAACCGACTATGTAACCTCTCCCATGTCGAATAAAGGAATGATAATTTACGGTATTGGTATTGGTTTACTTACTGTTGTAATTCGCGTATTCGGTGCTTATCCGGAAGGTGTATCTTTTGCCATTCTTATTATGAATGCATTTGTGCCACTGATTAATGTGTATGTTAAACCAAAGCGTTTCGGCGAAAAAAGGAAATAA